GGATATATAATGTCTATCACAGATTTTTAAGATAATGTCCTGTGCCTTATGCTATTCTGTCTTTTCAAACACATTGTTGATGgctaattatctttttttttaaaaatatttatgttggtgaatattaaatattattcactttaattaaaaaaaaattaaaatttgttttgattttatatatatatatatatatatatatatatatatatatatatatatatatatatatatatatatatatatatgatcttattAAGAAAATTACTCTCTCCGTTCAATATTATTTGTCATAGTTTCTGTTTTtaaagtcaaactataaaaattttgactgacattttaagatgtattttttcatcgtattaatataaaaaagttgtaatttatagtacttttcttatagttttagaacatctaatttttttgtttaaaatatcgaattaatgtgatctaatttacttttgaaaattaatcaaattgactttcgataagcaCAACACGGCAAATATTTCTGAACGGAGGGAGAATAAGTTAAACGTacttcttcaaaattttgtttatattgcgtattttttttttcatttgggtGAATCTGAATATCTAATTTAGTATGATATCATAATTAAATTCGATACGATAAAAACCTTCTAAAAGGTTTTGAACAATCGCGGATTCGATGAAAATATCTTTGATATATGAATGTGCATGTATTAAACAAAACAATagaattttagaagaaaaaaaattaaactcaaaCGTGAAAAATAGATGAATATATCAACCTCcaattttttcaaagtttttttttattttctccaatGGATTCATGTGGCCTCAACTTGAACAcacataaaaaggaaaatagtaaatagtaattcaaaaatatagtGTTATCAATATTGCCATACTCTTCTTGACAATAAATATAtcacaatattatatataatccAAAGTGTTTGCTAGCTAAAACATTCAAACAATATAAGTTCTTTAaagtatgatatatataattctccatctaacttatttttttaataaaaataaataacttgtaTAACTAAGAGGATTTTTTCTCTCCATATACTCCAAATTCAAAGCATCCATCCAGGTACAACTCCAGTAGCATCATGTGTTGATGGTGCTGCATTTTCGGGTTGTACATTATCGTATCCGTAACTaaatcaacaaatatatataaccGTGTCTCAGTCTCAAACAAGTAGACTAATAAAGTCATAAGTGATTTCAGAGCACGTAATAATTGCTtcttaattcaaaatatatgcATGTTtataataagatattttttaaaaatgtgtgTACATAATATACTACACGTTTGATTGATTAGATATTGAATTTGTgtgtattatgttgatatgatttACTAGAGTCGAGGTCAATTATAAACAACTTTTCTATCTTCACGAATTAACTAAAGATAATGCTGATACATATACCACTCTTTTCAGGCCCTACTTGTGAGGTTACACTGATACgttaatattgttgttgtgtATTGATTGTGccttatatgtataaatttattaaaaaaaaaaattcatgaaaagctaGAAATTTTCAATATTACCTTATAGGCAATGTATTATTGCAATTTACATGTTGAAAAAATCCCTCATGATGAGAAGGCTGTTCATGTCTATATTGTACACTTTGCTCACCACAATGCCATGATGTTTGAAAGGTAACACCAAGTTCTTCCaactaaaattatcaaaattccaTAGAAAagttattgttaaaaaaaaatatgatcgATTACTGAACTTTATTTATGATAACAATTCAATATAGTCAGTTCAATTATTGTAACGtaagtaaacaaaaataattttgtgacTTTACAACTATATATGATAATGAAGTTACCTTAGTGAGAcaagaaattataatttgacTTTACTGTTATAGTAGATAAAGTCGAGTGATCGATCTCAAAGTAATTTGTAAATCAAAATTAAGCCAAAACTATAGTCTAAGTTATTATTGTTACCTTTATTCTCAAAGATTTGTTCATTTCAGTAAGAGATTGTTCCTGTAcaagaagtaaaaaaaacatattatatttccaatataatttgagaaaattaaaataactaaatgtcatcttaattaatttctatatataatgtACCTTTTGTTGAAGTTCAGCAAGTTGATCAAGAATGTGTTGTGTCTGAAaacaagttttttaaaaaaagtagttCATCAATTAAGACCTTATTAGATACTCTCTCTGTCTCAAATTATTTCTtcgtaattttaaaaaataattatcttaaattatttgtcattatttgtaaaataaaagtagTACCTTTGTTGACCTAATTTGCCTCAATGATGAATCCAATTGACGTTCAAGCTGTTCCAAGTCTTTTGTGCCCAATTGTCCCAAATCCTCACCTAGCAAATgcctaaaaatatgaaaaagttatttcaaaataaattataaagaatGAATAGTCTGGATCTGTTATCGTGTGATCAGGAGGTCACACATTCAAGTCGTTGAAATAGTAACTCTAGGCAACAACAAATCTTATGTGGTCCAATCCATGTGAAATAGCGACAACTTAATGCATTCGGAGTTGAAAATTACATCTAATAATCTTGGTctaaataagtaattttttttctcacctTTGAGACTGTTGTAACATTTCCACTCTTGTTTTAAGCTTCAAATACTCTTGGTAGTTGTTCTGTTTTTTacaacaagaaaatcaatttcatcaaaattagCCATCAATATTATTAGCTTTAATGGTAGagttaattaaaagaaaaatacataaattgtcGTAATTTCGTGAGTTTCATATATCAGCTatctatttttctatttatatatgcttaaattATTACATTTTCACAAGTTTCATATTTCTAACTTTCACTtagtttatatttaaaaacacaTCAATATTGAGTTGGCCTACACACATATGTCgaataagaataaatattttaccaaCTCAGCATTGAGGTGTGTTTAATACAAATTAAGTGATAGTTTAGACAGATAAAGAAAACAATGAATAGTTAAGGTTTATATGATAACTCACAAAAAGTGATAATTTAAATGTGCTCTTATCCATTAACTCTTAATTTTACTAACTAATTTAGgtttaaaaaattgaactatTTGATGTTTTCTAAGAAAACCTTTTGAGTAATTTGCATGCTTGAATATTGAggaagaaatacaaataaaaccTGTGAATCTGATGAAGTTTGGGTTCCTTCAAGTGTACCATAATTGTATCTGTGGTATCTCTCCAATGTCTTGGACATACTAGAAACACAAGTAATAGAATAATTAAACGTTAAATTTGATATCAGCTGACAACTATAcgttttaatataatttgatatcAGCTGACAACTATAcgttttaatataatttgaaagtGCAGATGTAAACATTTTAACCTGATCTCAATTTGACAACTAAGTATTCCAACTCGTTTTTACTGTATCTCCTAGACACCTGATGCTTATGTGacacaaaaattttcaaagttgTCTAGATGATCATTTTGTAAAACGAAGTGCTCAActgatataaaaaaaacaaattaaaatgtaaagAAGAGTATTCACGAAAAAAATATGTGAGCTTCCGATGgaaataaaaatgttttgattatattttcgttgaaaataacttttaatgGCGTGTCGTTGGAACTTCCCCGGAAATCCACACATTTTAGTATTCCTTATTACTAGTACTAGTATTTTcatctttatgaaatgatttatagcgaaataaatatttattgactTGTTTTACTGtaaaagtttttgaaaaaaataaacgaAAGGAAATTAACtatggaaagtaaaaaaaaaaaaaaaggaaaagtaatAACAAAGGGCAGGTAAAATTCAGAAAAAGAACTTTTAATCTACTTTAATTACTCCCTCGAGCCCACAAATttaacttccttttttttttcattaattgatgt
This DNA window, taken from Solanum lycopersicum chromosome 5, SLM_r2.1, encodes the following:
- the RIN gene encoding MADS-box transcription factor RIN isoform 2 (isoform 2 is encoded by transcript variant 2); amino-acid sequence: MGRGKVELKRIENKINRQVTFAKRRNGLLKKAYELSILCDAEIALIIFSSRGKLYEFCSNSSMSKTLERYHRYNYGTLEGTQTSSDSQNNYQEYLKLKTRVEMLQQSQRHLLGEDLGQLGTKDLEQLERQLDSSLRQIRSTKTQHILDQLAELQQKEQSLTEMNKSLRIKLEELGVTFQTSWHCGEQSVQYRHEQPSHHEGFFQHVNCNNTLPISTINT
- the RIN gene encoding MADS-box transcription factor RIN isoform 1 (isoform 1 is encoded by transcript variant 1) yields the protein MGRGKVELKRIENKINRQVTFAKRRNGLLKKAYELSILCDAEIALIIFSSRGKLYEFCSNSSMSKTLERYHRYNYGTLEGTQTSSDSQNNYQEYLKLKTRVEMLQQSQRHLLGEDLGQLGTKDLEQLERQLDSSLRQIRSTKTQHILDQLAELQQKEQSLTEMNKSLRIKLEELGVTFQTSWHCGEQSVQYRHEQPSHHEGFFQHVNCNNTLPISYGYDNVQPENAAPSTHDATGVVPGWML